A single genomic interval of Streptococcus oralis subsp. dentisani harbors:
- a CDS encoding phosphatase PAP2 family protein, which produces MRDKQTFLMKGSFALLLFVLLGYMVKFYPETLVGFDLPIQTAIRGDLPDYLTVLFRALTRLIDIPVIITWVAITTFIFYRKQWKIESYFMAGNLAIAALLIVTFKNVYQRPRPAILHLVEEKGFSFPSGHSLAVTLMVGTLIVILSQRIKDLVWRKIVQIVLGLYLVSVLVSRVYLGVHYPSDVLASLCVGLGVLFIEFPFYDKLRFQWRFKGKQK; this is translated from the coding sequence ATGAGAGATAAACAAACATTTTTAATGAAGGGCAGTTTTGCCCTTTTACTTTTCGTCCTTCTTGGATATATGGTCAAGTTTTACCCCGAAACGCTGGTCGGTTTTGACCTACCGATTCAGACAGCTATTCGTGGGGATTTGCCAGATTATTTGACAGTTCTGTTCCGTGCCCTTACACGCCTGATCGATATCCCAGTGATTATCACCTGGGTTGCCATTACAACCTTTATCTTTTATCGTAAGCAGTGGAAGATAGAAAGCTACTTCATGGCGGGTAATCTAGCAATAGCTGCTCTTTTAATCGTGACTTTTAAAAATGTCTACCAGCGACCACGACCAGCTATCTTACACCTAGTCGAGGAGAAGGGATTTTCCTTCCCAAGTGGCCATTCTCTGGCTGTAACCTTGATGGTCGGCACTTTGATTGTCATTCTCAGTCAACGAATTAAAGATCTAGTCTGGCGAAAAATCGTACAAATCGTGCTAGGTCTCTACCTAGTTAGTGTCCTAGTGTCAAGAGTCTATCTGGGAGTTCACTATCCATCTGATGTCCTTGCCAGTCTCTGTGTAGGCTTGGGAGTCCTGTTTATCGAATTTCCCTTCTATGACAAACTTCGCTTCCAATGGCGATTTAAAGGCAAGCAGAAGTGA
- a CDS encoding ECF transporter S component, which translates to MTNTRRLSTIAILSAISFVLMYFDFPLLPAATFLKIEFSILPVLVGLVVMDLPAALGILLLRSLLKLLLNSQGVNTYIGLPMNIVALGVFVIAFGLIWKKDRSTLRFLLASLAGTVGLTAAMLVLNYVYAVPLYAKFANFDIGKIMGLSNYLMTMVLPFNLIEGVIFAVSFWLLYVLLKPTLKHYER; encoded by the coding sequence ATGACAAACACACGTCGACTTTCGACCATTGCGATTTTATCAGCCATTTCATTTGTACTGATGTACTTTGACTTTCCGCTCTTGCCAGCGGCGACCTTCCTCAAGATCGAGTTTAGTATCTTGCCAGTCCTTGTGGGCTTGGTGGTGATGGATTTGCCTGCTGCTCTCGGGATTCTCTTGCTGCGATCACTCTTGAAGTTGCTTCTCAATAGCCAGGGAGTGAATACTTACATTGGGTTGCCAATGAATATCGTAGCCTTGGGAGTTTTTGTTATCGCTTTTGGTTTGATTTGGAAAAAGGACCGCAGCACTCTTCGTTTTCTACTAGCATCTCTAGCGGGGACTGTCGGCTTGACTGCGGCTATGTTGGTTCTCAACTATGTCTATGCTGTTCCTTTGTACGCGAAGTTTGCCAACTTTGATATTGGAAAAATTATGGGACTTTCCAACTACCTCATGACTATGGTATTACCTTTCAACTTGATTGAGGGGGTAATCTTTGCCGTTTCATTCTGGTTGTTATACGTCCTCTTGAAACCAACCTTAAAACATTATGAGAGATAA
- a CDS encoding tRNA (cytidine(34)-2'-O)-methyltransferase — protein sequence MTNHIVLFEPQIPQNTGNIARTCAATNSPLHIIKPMGFPIDDRKMKRAGLDYWDKLEIHFYDNLADCMSQMKGQLYLISKFAEKVYSEADLSTDEDHYFLFGREDKGLPEDFMRNHPEKALRIPMNDEHVRSLNVSNTVCMIVYEALRQQNFAGLELVHTYEVDKLK from the coding sequence ATGACAAATCACATTGTATTATTTGAACCTCAGATCCCACAAAATACAGGTAATATCGCACGTACTTGCGCTGCCACCAATTCCCCTCTCCACATCATCAAACCGATGGGCTTTCCCATTGATGATCGCAAAATGAAGCGAGCTGGTTTGGATTATTGGGACAAGTTAGAGATTCATTTTTATGATAACTTGGCAGACTGTATGTCTCAGATGAAAGGGCAACTTTACTTGATTTCCAAATTTGCGGAAAAGGTCTATTCTGAAGCAGATTTATCGACGGACGAAGACCATTATTTTCTCTTCGGACGTGAAGACAAGGGCTTGCCTGAGGACTTTATGCGAAACCATCCTGAGAAAGCTCTCCGTATTCCTATGAATGATGAGCATGTTCGCAGTCTCAATGTTTCGAATACCGTCTGCATGATTGTCTATGAAGCGCTTCGTCAGCAAAATTTCGCAGGTTTGGAACTCGTTCACACCTATGAAGTGGATAAATTGAAATAA
- the trkA gene encoding Trk system potassium transporter TrkA, which produces MKIVLVGGGKVGFALCRSLVAENHDVVLIEQNEAVLNHIVSRFDIMGLLGNGADFAILEQAGVQECDIFIALTEYDEVNMISAVLAKKMGAKETIVRVRNPEYSNAYFKEKNILGFSLIVNPELLAARAISNIIDFPNALSVERFAGGRVSLMEFVIKDSSGLCQMPISDFRKKFGNIIVCAMERDHQLMIPSGDVTIQDKDRIFVTGNRVDMMLFHNYFKSRAVKSLLIVGAGKIAYYLVGILKDSRIDTKVIEINPERARFFSEKFPNLYIVQGDGTAKDILLEESAPHYDAVATLTGVDEENIITSMFLDRVGVQKNITKVNRTSLLEIIHAPDFSSIITPKIIAVDTIMHFIRGRVNAQYSDLQAMHHLANGQIETLQFHIKEANKMTAKPLSHLKLRKGILIAAIIRKGKTIFPTGEDTLEVGDKLLVTTLLPNITKIYDLIER; this is translated from the coding sequence ATGAAAATTGTCCTTGTTGGTGGAGGGAAAGTCGGTTTCGCCCTCTGTCGTTCACTAGTAGCGGAAAACCATGACGTTGTCCTCATCGAGCAAAATGAAGCTGTACTGAACCATATTGTCAGTCGCTTTGATATCATGGGCCTCCTTGGAAATGGTGCTGACTTTGCCATCTTGGAGCAAGCCGGCGTCCAAGAGTGTGATATCTTTATCGCTCTAACTGAATACGATGAAGTGAATATGATTTCAGCGGTACTTGCTAAAAAAATGGGCGCTAAAGAAACCATCGTTCGAGTGCGAAATCCTGAATACTCTAATGCCTATTTTAAAGAGAAAAATATTCTTGGATTTTCACTTATCGTTAATCCAGAACTCTTAGCAGCCCGTGCCATCTCAAATATCATCGATTTCCCTAATGCCCTCTCAGTTGAGCGTTTTGCTGGAGGTCGGGTCAGCCTGATGGAGTTTGTTATCAAGGATTCTAGCGGTCTTTGTCAAATGCCAATCTCAGACTTCCGTAAAAAATTTGGCAACATCATTGTCTGCGCTATGGAAAGAGACCATCAACTCATGATTCCAAGCGGTGATGTTACTATCCAGGACAAGGATCGGATTTTTGTTACGGGAAATCGTGTGGATATGATGCTTTTCCACAACTATTTCAAATCGCGTGCAGTAAAAAGTTTGCTTATCGTTGGAGCAGGAAAAATCGCCTACTATCTCGTCGGCATCTTGAAAGACAGTCGTATCGATACCAAGGTTATCGAAATCAATCCTGAAAGAGCCCGTTTCTTTAGTGAAAAGTTCCCAAATCTCTATATTGTCCAGGGAGATGGGACTGCAAAAGATATCTTACTAGAAGAAAGTGCTCCTCACTACGATGCTGTCGCAACCTTAACTGGAGTGGACGAGGAAAACATCATCACCTCCATGTTCCTTGACCGTGTTGGCGTCCAGAAAAACATCACCAAAGTCAACCGGACCAGCCTCCTAGAAATTATCCATGCACCTGATTTTTCAAGTATTATCACCCCAAAAATCATCGCAGTGGATACTATTATGCACTTTATCCGAGGTCGGGTTAATGCCCAATACTCAGACCTTCAAGCCATGCACCATCTTGCAAACGGCCAGATTGAAACCCTACAATTCCATATCAAGGAAGCTAATAAAATGACTGCCAAGCCCCTTTCTCATCTGAAATTGAGGAAAGGTATTCTCATCGCAGCCATCATTCGCAAAGGAAAAACAATCTTCCCAACTGGAGAGGACACGCTGGAGGTCGGAGACAAGTTACTCGTGACGACCTTATTGCCAAACATCACCAAGATTTATGATTTGATTGAGAGGTAA
- a CDS encoding TrkH family potassium uptake protein, translated as MNKSMIRYLLSKLLLIEAVLLLVPVGVATYYQESSQVFIALFSTIGILVLLGGLGVLRKPKNQRIYAKEGVLIVALCWILWSFFGGLPFVFSGQIPSVIDAFFEISSGFTTTGATILNDVSVLSRSLLFWRSFTHLIGGMGVLVFALAIMDNAKNSHLEVMKAEVPGPVFGKVVSKLRNTAQILYLLYLALFSLFVVIYYLAGMPLYDSFVIAMGTAGTGGFTVYNDGIAHYGSSLITYLVSIGVLVFGVNFNLYYYLMLRRVKAFFGDEELRAYVIIVLVSTGLITLNTLHLYQGVSKSFEMALFQVSNIITTTGFGYGDITNWPLFSQFILLFLMGIGGSAGSTAGGLKVIRGLILSKIAKNQILSILSPHRVLTLHVNKTVIDKDTQHKILKYFAIYVMIILSLIFIVSLDSNDFLVVTSAVFSCFNNIGPILGTTSSFAIFSPISKILLSFAMIAGRLEIYPILLLFMKRTWSKR; from the coding sequence ATGAATAAAAGTATGATTCGTTACCTCCTCTCAAAACTTCTCTTGATTGAGGCTGTTCTCCTTCTAGTACCTGTTGGTGTAGCAACCTATTACCAAGAATCCAGTCAAGTATTTATCGCTCTCTTTTCTACGATTGGAATTTTAGTCCTTCTCGGTGGTCTAGGCGTTTTACGAAAACCGAAAAATCAACGGATTTACGCCAAGGAAGGGGTCTTAATCGTTGCCCTCTGTTGGATTCTCTGGTCTTTCTTTGGTGGCCTCCCCTTTGTCTTTTCAGGACAAATCCCAAGCGTCATCGATGCCTTCTTTGAAATCAGCTCTGGTTTTACAACTACAGGAGCAACTATTCTGAACGATGTTTCCGTTCTCAGTCGTTCCCTCCTCTTCTGGCGAAGTTTTACCCACTTGATCGGAGGGATGGGGGTGCTTGTTTTCGCACTTGCTATTATGGACAATGCTAAGAATAGTCACTTAGAGGTGATGAAGGCAGAGGTCCCTGGTCCTGTCTTTGGTAAGGTTGTATCCAAACTGAGAAATACTGCCCAGATCCTCTATCTGCTTTATCTGGCTCTCTTCTCCCTTTTTGTGGTTATCTACTACCTAGCAGGTATGCCTCTCTATGATAGTTTTGTCATCGCTATGGGAACAGCAGGAACTGGGGGCTTTACCGTCTATAACGACGGAATTGCCCACTACGGTAGCTCACTCATCACCTATCTAGTTAGTATCGGTGTTCTGGTTTTTGGGGTTAACTTTAATCTCTACTACTACCTCATGCTCCGTCGGGTCAAGGCCTTCTTTGGAGATGAAGAACTGCGGGCTTATGTGATTATTGTCCTAGTGTCTACAGGCTTGATTACCCTCAACACCCTCCACCTCTACCAAGGTGTGTCTAAGAGTTTTGAGATGGCTCTCTTCCAAGTGTCTAATATCATCACGACAACTGGATTTGGTTACGGAGATATTACCAACTGGCCCCTCTTCTCCCAATTTATCCTCCTCTTCCTCATGGGAATCGGTGGATCAGCTGGCTCAACCGCAGGTGGTCTCAAAGTGATCAGAGGACTCATCCTCTCAAAAATTGCTAAAAATCAGATTTTGTCCATCTTATCCCCTCACCGTGTCTTGACTCTACATGTCAACAAAACTGTGATTGACAAGGATACCCAGCACAAGATTCTTAAATATTTTGCCATCTACGTGATGATTATACTCTCTCTCATCTTTATCGTCAGTCTTGATAGCAATGATTTTCTAGTCGTGACCAGTGCTGTCTTCAGCTGTTTTAACAATATCGGACCTATTCTAGGTACAACCTCTAGTTTTGCCATCTTTAGTCCCATCTCTAAAATCCTGCTCTCCTTTGCAATGATTGCAGGCCGCTTAGAGATATACCCCATTTTGCTCCTCTTTATGAAACGCACCTGGTCTAAACGTTAA
- a CDS encoding ATP-binding cassette domain-containing protein, with translation MSEKLVEIKDLEISFGEGSKKFVAVKNANFFINKGETFSLVGESGSGKTTIGRAIIGLNNTSKGEIIFDGQKINGKKSHKESSDLIRRIQMIFQDPAASLNERATVDYIISEGLYNYHLFKDEEDRKEKVQKMIHEVGLLKEHLTRYPHEFSGGQRQRIGIARALVMEPDFVIADEPISALDVSVRAQVLNLLKKFQKELGLTYLFIAHDLSVVRFISDRIAVIYKGVIVEVAETEELFNNPVHPYTQALLSAVPIPDPILERKKVLKVYDPDQHDYETDKPSMVEIRPGHYVWANQAEVARYKEALKK, from the coding sequence ATGTCTGAAAAATTAGTAGAAATTAAAGATTTAGAAATTTCCTTCGGTGAAGGAAGTAAGAAGTTTGTGGCGGTTAAAAACGCCAACTTCTTTATCAATAAGGGAGAAACTTTCTCTCTTGTAGGTGAGTCTGGTAGTGGGAAAACAACGATTGGTCGTGCCATTATTGGTTTAAATAATACCAGTAAAGGAGAGATTATCTTTGATGGCCAGAAAATCAATGGAAAAAAATCTCACAAGGAATCCTCAGACTTGATTCGTCGTATCCAAATGATTTTCCAGGACCCTGCAGCCAGCTTGAATGAGCGTGCAACAGTTGACTATATCATCTCTGAAGGTCTTTACAACTACCATTTGTTCAAAGACGAAGAAGATCGAAAAGAAAAAGTTCAAAAGATGATCCATGAAGTTGGACTTTTGAAAGAACACTTGACCCGCTATCCACACGAGTTTTCTGGTGGTCAACGTCAGCGTATCGGGATTGCCCGTGCCCTTGTAATGGAACCTGATTTTGTTATTGCAGATGAGCCAATTTCAGCCTTGGACGTATCAGTGCGTGCGCAAGTCTTGAACTTGCTCAAGAAGTTCCAAAAAGAGTTGGGCTTGACCTATCTCTTTATCGCGCATGACTTGTCAGTTGTTCGCTTTATCTCAGACCGTATCGCAGTTATTTATAAGGGAGTTATCGTTGAAGTGGCGGAGACAGAGGAGTTGTTTAACAATCCTGTCCACCCATACACTCAGGCGCTTCTATCTGCTGTACCGATTCCAGATCCAATCTTGGAACGCAAGAAGGTCTTGAAAGTTTACGATCCTGACCAACATGACTATGAGACAGACAAGCCATCTATGGTAGAAATTCGTCCAGGTCACTATGTTTGGGCTAACCAAGCGGAAGTTGCTCGTTATAAAGAAGCTCTTAAAAAATAA
- a CDS encoding ABC transporter ATP-binding protein: MTKENNVILTARDIVVEFDVRDKVLTAIRGVSLDLIEGEVLALVGESGSGKSVLTKTFTGMLEDNGRIAQGSIDYRGQDLTALNSNKEWEKIRGAKIATIFQDPMTSLDPINTIGSQITEVIVKHQGKTAKEAKEMAIDYMNKVGIPDAEKRFDEYPFQYSGGMRQRIVIAIALACRPDILICDEPTTALDVTIQAQIIDLLKTLQNEYHFTIIFITHDLGVVASIADKVAVMYAGEIVEYGTVEEVFYDPRHPYTWSLLSSLPQLADDKGELYSIPGTPPSLYTELKGDAFALRSDYAMQIDFEEKAPKFSVTDTHWAKTWLLHENAPKVEKPGVIADLHDKIRDKMGFAHLED; the protein is encoded by the coding sequence ATGACAAAAGAAAATAATGTAATTTTGACTGCTCGTGATATTGTCGTGGAATTTGACGTTCGTGACAAAGTTCTGACGGCTATCCGAGGAGTTTCTCTGGACCTGATTGAAGGAGAAGTTCTTGCCTTGGTAGGTGAGTCTGGTTCTGGTAAATCTGTTTTAACAAAAACCTTTACAGGGATGTTAGAAGACAATGGACGTATTGCCCAAGGAAGCATCGACTATCGTGGACAAGACTTGACCGCCTTGAATTCTAACAAGGAATGGGAGAAGATTCGTGGTGCTAAAATTGCGACCATCTTCCAAGATCCAATGACGAGCTTGGACCCAATCAATACAATCGGTAGCCAAATCACAGAAGTTATCGTTAAACATCAAGGGAAAACAGCTAAGGAAGCCAAAGAGATGGCAATCGACTATATGAACAAGGTCGGAATTCCAGACGCTGAAAAACGTTTTGACGAGTATCCTTTCCAATATTCTGGAGGGATGCGCCAACGTATCGTTATTGCGATTGCCCTTGCCTGTCGTCCAGATATCTTGATCTGTGACGAGCCGACTACGGCCCTTGATGTAACCATTCAAGCGCAAATCATTGATTTGCTTAAAACCTTGCAAAATGAGTACCACTTTACCATTATCTTCATCACCCATGACCTTGGTGTGGTAGCAAGTATTGCCGATAAGGTAGCGGTTATGTATGCTGGGGAAATTGTAGAGTACGGTACTGTTGAGGAAGTCTTCTACGATCCACGTCATCCATATACTTGGAGTCTCTTGTCTAGCTTGCCTCAGCTCGCTGATGACAAAGGGGAATTGTACTCTATCCCAGGAACACCACCGTCTCTTTATACTGAGTTGAAAGGTGATGCTTTTGCCCTTCGTTCAGATTATGCGATGCAAATTGATTTTGAAGAGAAGGCACCTAAGTTTTCAGTCACTGATACCCACTGGGCTAAGACTTGGTTGCTTCATGAGAATGCTCCTAAAGTTGAAAAACCTGGAGTCATTGCAGATTTGCATGACAAGATTCGTGATAAAATGGGCTTTGCTCATCTAGAAGACTAG
- the oppC gene encoding oligopeptide ABC transporter permease OppC, which produces MSTIDKEKFQFVKRDDFASETIDAPAYSYWGSVFRQFLKKKSTVVMLGILVAIILMSFIYPMFSKFDFNDVSKVNDFSARFIKPNAEHWFGTDSNGKSLFDGVWFGARNSILISVIATFINLVIGVIVGGIWGISKSVDRVMMEVYNIISNIPSLLIVIVLTYSIGAGFWNLIFAMSVTTWIGIAYMIRIQIMRYRDLEYNLASQTLGTPTFKIIVKNIMPQLVSVIVSTMTLMLPSFISYEAFLSFFGLGLPVTVPSLGRLISDYSQNVTTNAYLFWIPLTTLILVSLSLFVVGQNLADASDPRTHR; this is translated from the coding sequence ATGTCAACAATCGATAAAGAAAAATTTCAGTTCGTAAAACGTGACGATTTTGCCTCTGAAACAATTGATGCTCCTGCCTATTCATACTGGGGTTCTGTATTTAGACAATTTCTAAAGAAAAAATCAACAGTCGTTATGTTGGGGATTTTGGTAGCCATTATCCTGATGAGCTTTATTTACCCAATGTTCTCGAAGTTTGACTTTAACGATGTAAGCAAGGTCAATGACTTTTCTGCTCGTTTTATCAAACCAAACGCTGAACATTGGTTTGGTACAGACAGCAATGGTAAATCCTTGTTTGACGGGGTTTGGTTTGGTGCGCGTAATTCAATTCTTATCTCTGTCATTGCCACTTTTATCAACCTTGTGATCGGGGTTATTGTTGGTGGGATTTGGGGGATTTCAAAATCCGTTGACCGCGTCATGATGGAAGTTTATAACATTATTTCAAACATTCCATCTCTCTTGATTGTCATTGTCTTGACTTACTCAATTGGTGCTGGTTTCTGGAATTTGATTTTTGCCATGAGTGTGACAACTTGGATTGGGATTGCTTATATGATTCGTATCCAAATCATGCGTTACCGTGACTTGGAATACAACCTCGCTTCACAAACACTTGGAACACCAACCTTTAAAATCATCGTTAAAAATATCATGCCACAATTGGTATCTGTTATTGTTTCTACAATGACCTTGATGTTGCCAAGCTTCATCTCTTATGAAGCCTTCCTTTCCTTCTTTGGATTGGGATTACCTGTAACAGTGCCAAGTTTGGGACGTTTGATCTCAGATTACTCACAAAACGTTACGACCAACGCTTACTTGTTCTGGATTCCGTTGACAACCTTGATCTTGGTATCCCTATCTCTTTTCGTTGTTGGTCAAAACCTAGCGGACGCTAGTGATCCACGTACACATAGATAG
- a CDS encoding ABC transporter permease, with the protein MKKYIFMRVLRSLVSIFLVTTLTYTIIYTMVPRKLIFKQDTNYNKIATTPDKRDNYENTVYERMGYIEYYDTKELQEKASTMDSSVTVDANETNKAIYEKYINQLGNGWTLGVFSESGQFYATREIPIFERVFKFYSNLLDIDHTNKIQDPENPNLERYLRFENDPAIGWSLVGSGTKHKYLLYFNSQFPFVHQNFVNINLGDSYPTYANTPVLQVITQGQGQIKTSEVQFPTGKKTSSVDIYSRTYKSPSQADAREVANYGKDDPYTATESNYQYPSMIASSAVAGLIGLIISYAIAIPLGSAMARHKNTWIDSFSTGALTFLLALPTIALVYIVRLIGSSIGLPDSFPILGAGDWRSYVLPAVILGLLGAPSTAIWIRRYMIDLQSQDFVRFARAKGLSEKEISNKHIFKNAMVPLVSGIPGAVIGVIGGATLTETVFAFPGMGKMLIDSVKASNNSMVVGLVFIFTCISIFSLFVGDIWMTMLDPRIKLTEKGGK; encoded by the coding sequence ATGAAGAAATATATTTTTATGCGTGTATTGCGTTCATTGGTGTCTATCTTCTTGGTGACAACCTTGACCTACACGATTATCTATACGATGGTTCCTCGAAAACTGATTTTCAAGCAGGATACCAACTATAACAAAATTGCAACGACGCCAGATAAACGGGACAATTATGAAAACACCGTTTATGAGCGGATGGGCTATATCGAGTACTACGATACCAAGGAGTTGCAAGAAAAAGCGAGCACAATGGACTCATCTGTAACCGTTGATGCCAATGAAACTAATAAGGCAATCTACGAAAAATACATCAACCAACTAGGGAATGGTTGGACACTCGGTGTATTCTCAGAAAGTGGTCAATTCTATGCTACGCGTGAAATTCCAATTTTTGAACGTGTTTTCAAATTCTACTCGAACTTGCTCGACATTGATCATACAAACAAGATTCAAGACCCTGAAAATCCAAACTTGGAACGTTATCTTCGTTTTGAAAATGACCCTGCTATTGGTTGGTCATTGGTTGGTTCGGGTACAAAGCATAAATATCTTTTGTATTTCAATAGTCAATTTCCATTTGTACACCAAAACTTTGTGAACATTAACTTGGGAGACTCTTACCCAACTTATGCAAACACACCAGTGCTTCAAGTTATCACACAGGGTCAGGGACAAATCAAGACATCAGAAGTTCAATTCCCTACGGGTAAAAAGACTTCATCTGTAGATATTTACTCTCGTACCTACAAATCTCCAAGTCAAGCAGATGCGCGTGAAGTAGCCAACTATGGTAAAGATGATCCATATACAGCTACAGAAAGTAATTATCAATATCCATCAATGATTGCAAGCTCGGCTGTTGCTGGTTTGATTGGTTTGATTATTTCTTATGCTATCGCAATTCCTCTTGGATCTGCTATGGCTCGCCACAAGAATACTTGGATTGATAGCTTCTCGACAGGTGCTCTAACCTTCTTGCTTGCCCTTCCAACGATTGCCTTGGTTTACATCGTGCGCTTGATTGGATCATCTATTGGTCTGCCAGACTCATTCCCTATCTTGGGGGCTGGGGATTGGCGTTCCTATGTCTTGCCGGCAGTCATTCTAGGTTTGTTGGGAGCGCCAAGTACAGCTATCTGGATCCGTCGTTACATGATCGACTTGCAATCTCAGGACTTTGTACGTTTTGCTCGTGCAAAAGGACTGTCTGAAAAAGAAATTTCAAATAAACACATCTTTAAAAATGCCATGGTTCCTTTGGTTTCAGGTATTCCTGGTGCCGTAATCGGAGTTATTGGTGGTGCAACATTGACAGAAACGGTCTTCGCCTTCCCAGGTATGGGTAAAATGTTGATTGACTCTGTTAAGGCATCAAACAACTCAATGGTAGTTGGTCTCGTCTTCATCTTCACATGTATTTCTATCTTCTCACTCTTTGTAGGAGATATCTGGATGACCATGCTTGACCCACGTATTAAATTGACAGAGAAAGGAGGCAAATAA